One genomic region from Peromyscus eremicus chromosome 20, PerEre_H2_v1, whole genome shotgun sequence encodes:
- the Col2a1 gene encoding collagen alpha-1(II) chain isoform X1 yields MIRLGAAQSLVLLTLLIAAVLRCQGLDDEEAGSCLHDGQTYKDKDVWKPTTCSICVCDTGNVLCDDIICEDKDCLNPEVPFGECCPICTAELPPASEQLGPKGQKGEPGDIKDIVGPRGPPGPQGPAGEQGPRGDRGEKGEKGALGPRGRDGEPGTPGNPGPPGPPGPPGPPGLIGNFAAQMAGGFDEKAGGAQMGVMQGPMGPMGPRGPPGPAGAPGPQGFQGTPGEPGEPGVSGPMGPRGPPGPAGKPGDDGEAGKPGKAGERGLPGPQGARGFPGTPGLPGVKGHRGYPGLDGAKGEAGAPGVKGESGSPGENGSPGPMGPRGLPGERGRTGPAGAAGARGNDGQPGPAGPPGPIGPAGGPGFPGAPGAKGEAGPTGARGPEGAQGPRGEPGNPGSPGPAGASGNPGTDGIPGAKGSAGAPGIAGAPGFPGPRGPPGPQGATGPLGPKGQMGEPGIAGFKGEQGPKGETGPAGPQGAPGPAGEEGKRGARGEPGGAGPIGPPGERGAPGNRGFPGQDGLAGPKGAPGERGPSGLAGPKGANGDPGRPGEPGLPGARGLTGRPGDAGPQGKVGPSGIPGEDGRPGPPGPQGARGQPGVMGFPGPKGANGEPGKAGEKGLAGAPGLRGLPGKDGETGAAGPPGPAGPAGERGEQGAPGPSGFQGLPGPPGPPGEGGKQGDQGIPGEAGAPGLVGPRGERGFPGERGSPGAQGLQGARGLPGTPGTDGPKGAPGPDGPPGAQGPPGLQGMPGERGAAGIAGPKGDRGDVGEKGPEGAPGKDGTRGLTGPIGPPGPAGANGEKGDVGPAGPAGSTGARGAPGERGETGPPGPAGFAGPPGADGQPGAKGDQGEAGQKGDAGAPGPQGPSGAPGPQGPTGVTGPKGARGAQGPPGATGFPGAAGRVGPPGSNGNPGPPGPPGPSGKDGPKGARGDTGSPGRAGDPGLQGPAGPSGEKGEPGDDGPPGSDGPPGPQGLAGQRGIVGLPGQRGERGFPGLPGPSGEPGKQGAPGASGDRGPPGPVGPPGLTGPAGEPGREGSPGADGPPGRDGAAGVKGDRGETGALGAPGAPGPPGAPGPAGPTGKQGDRGESGAQGPMGPSGPAGARGIPGPQGPRGDKGETGEAGERGLKGHRGFTGLQGLPGPPGPSGDQGASGPAGPSGPRGPPGPVGPSGKDGSNGIPGPIGPPGPRGRSGETGPAGPPGNPGPPGPPGPPGPGIDMSAFAGLGQREKGPDPLQYMRADEAASTLRQHDVEVDATLKSLNNQIESIRSPDGSRKNPARTCQDLKLCHPEWKSGDYWIDPNQGCTLDAMKVFCNMETGETCVYPNPATVPKKNWWSGKGQKKHVWFGETINGGFHFSYGDGNLAPNTANVQMTFLRLLSTEGSQNITYHCKNSIAYLDEAAGNLKKALLIQGSNDVEIRAEGNSRFTYTALKDGCTKHTGKWGKTVIEYRSQKTSRLPIIDIAPMDIGGPEQEFGVDIGPVCFL; encoded by the exons AACAACTAGGGCCAAAG GGCCAGAAAGGAGAGCCTGGAGACATCAAGGAT ATCGTAGGACCCAGAGGACCCCCTGGCCCTCAG GGACCTGCTGGTGAACAAGGACCCAGAGGTGACCGTGGTGAAAAGGGAGAAAAG GGTGCACTTGGACCTCGTGGCCGAGATGGAGAGCCTGGTACCCCTGGAAATCCTGGTCCCCCTGGCCCTCCAGGTCCCCCTGGCCCCCCTGGCCTTATTGGA AACTTTGCGGCTCAGATGGCTGGGGGCTTTGATGAGAAGGCTGGTGGCGCCCAGATGGGGGTGATGCAAGGTCCAATG GGCCCCATGGGACCTCGAGGACCCCCAGGCCCTGCCGGTGCCCCT GGCCCTCAAGGATTTCAAGGCACTCCTGGTGAACCTGGCGAGCCTGGCGTCTCT GGTCCCATGGGTCCCCGTGGCCCTCCAGGCCCTGCTGGAAAACCTGGTGATGAT GGTGAAGCTGGGAAACCTGGAAAAGCTGGGGAAAGAGGCCTTCCTGGCCCTCAG GGTGCTCGTGGATTCCCTGGAACCCCAGGCCTTCCTGGTGTCAAAGGTCACAGA GGTTACCCAGGCCTGGATGGTGCTAAGGGAGAAGCTGGTGCTCCAGGTGTGAAG GGTGAGAGCGGTTCCCCCGGTGAGAACGGTTCCCCGGGCCCAATG GGTCCCCGAGGCCTGCCTGGTGAGAGAGGACGGACTGGCCCTGCTGGTGCTGCT GGTGCCCGGGGCAACGATGGCCAGCCGGGCCCTGCTGGACCTCCG gGTCCTATCGGTCCtgcaggtggtcctggcttcCCTGGTGCTCCTGGCGCcaag ggGGAAGCTGGCCCCACTGGCGCCCGTGGTCCTGAAGGTGCTCAAGGTCCTCGTGGCGAGCCTGGCAATCCTGGGTCCCCTGGGCCCGCAGGCGCTTCT GGTAACCCAGGAACTGACGGCATTCCCGGAGCCAAAGGATCTGCT GGAGCTCCTGGAATTGCTGGCGCCCCTGGCTTCCCTGGGCCCCGTGGTCCTCCTGGTCCTCAAGGTGCAACTGGTCCTCTGGGCCCCAAAGGCCAGATG GGTGAGCCGGGCATTGCTGGTTTCAAAGGCGAACAAGGCCCCAAGGGGGAAACC GGCCCTGCTGGGCCCCAGGGAGCCCCTGGTCCTGCTGGTGAAGAAGGTAAAAGAGGCGCCCGAGGGGAGCCAGGCGGTGCCGGGCCCATCGGTCCCCCAGGAGAGAGA GGTGCTCCTGGCAACCGTGGTTTCCCGGGTCAAGATGGTCTGGCAGGTCCCAAG GGTGCCCCTGGAGAGCGAGGGCCTAGTGGCCTGGCTGGTCCCAAGGGAGCCAATGGTGACCCGGGTCGTCCTGGAGAACCTGGCCTTCCTGGAGCCCGG GGTCTTACAGGTCGCCCTGGTGATGCTGGTCCTCAAGGCAAAGTTGGTCCTTCT GGAATCCCTGGTGAAGACGGCCGCCCTGGACCTCCTGGTCCTCAGGGAGCTCGTGGGCAGCCTGGTGTCATGGGTTTCCCTGGCCCCAAAGGTGCCAAC GGCGAGCCTGGCAAAGCTGGTGAGAAGGGGCTGGCTGGTGCTCCTGGTCTGAGA GGTCTGCCTGGCAAGGACGGGGAGACAGGAGCTGCAGGACCCCCCGGCCCTGCT gGACCTGCTGGTGAACGAGGCGAGCAGGGTGCTCCTGGGCCCTCAGGGTTCCAG GGACTTCCAGGCCCTCCCGGTCCCCCAGGTGAAGGTGGAAAACAAGGTGACCAG GGTATTCCTGGTGAAGCTGGAGCCCCTGGTCTTGTGGGTCCCAGG GGTGAACGAGGTTTCCCAGGTGAACGTGGCTCTCCTGGCGCACAAGGCCTGCAGGGTGCCCGCGGTCTGCCTGGCACTCCCGGTACTGATGGTCCCAAA GGTGCACCTGGTCCAGATGGCCCCCCCGGGGCTCAGGGTCCTCCAGGTCTACAGGGAATGCCTGGCGAGAGGGGAGCAGCTGGGATTGCTGGACCCAAGGGAGACAGA GGTGATGTTGGTGAGAAAGGCCCAGAGGGGGCTCCTGGAAAGGACGGCACACGA ggTCTGACTGGGCCCATCGGGCCTCCAGGTCCAGCAGGTGCTAATGGCGAGAAG GGGGATGTCGGACCTGCTGGCCCCGCAGGAAGTACTGGTGCTCGTGGTGCTCCG GGTGAACGTGGAGAGACCGGGCCACCTGGACCTGCTGGATTCGCTGGACCTCCT GGTGCCGACGGCCAGCCTGGCGCCAAGGGTGATCAAGGAGAGGCCGGACAGAAAGGAGACGCTGGTGCCCCCGGTCCCCAAGGCCCCTCTGGAGCTCCTGGGCCACAG ggTCCTACTGGAGTGACTGGTCCTAAGGGAGCCCGAGGTGCCCAAGGCCCCCCG GGAGCCAccggattccctggagctgctgGCCGCGTTGGACCCCCAGGCTCTAAC GGCAATCCTGGACCCCCTGGTCCCCCTGGTCCTTCTGGAAAAGATGGTCCCAAAGGTGCTCGAGGAGACACTGGTTCCCCCGGCCGAGCTGGTGACCCTGGGCTTCAAGGTCCTGCAGGACCTTCTGGCGAGAAAGGAGAACCTGGAGATGATGGTCCCCCT GGTTCCGATGGTCCTCCAGGTCCCCAGGGGCTGGCTGGGCAAAGGGGCATCGTTGGTCTGCCTGGACAGCGTGGTGAGAGAGGATTCCCTGGCCTTCCCGGCCCATCG GGTGAGCCTGGCAAGCAGGGTGCCCCTGGTGCATCTGGAGACAGAGGTCCTCCTGGCCCCGTGGGGCCTCCTGGCCTGACAGGTCCTGCAGGTGAACCTGGACGAGAG GGCAGCCCTGGTGCTGACGGACCCCCTGGCAGAGATGGTGCAGCTGGAGTCAAG GGCGACCGCGGTGAGACCGGTGCCCTGGGCGCTCCTGGGGCTCCCGGGCCCCCGGGAGCTCCCGGCCCTGCTGGCCCAACTGGCAaacaaggagacagaggagagtca GGTGCACAAGGTCCGATGGGCCCCTCAGGACCCGCTGGAGCCCGGGGAATCCCA gGCCCCCAAGGCCCCCGAGGTGACAAAGGAGAAACTGGAGAGGCTGGCGAGAGGGGACTGAAGGGTCACCGAGGCTTCACTggactgcagggtctgcctggCCCTCCG GGTCCTTCTGGAGATCAGGGTGCTTCTGGCCCGGCTGGTCCTTCTGGCCCTAGA GGTCCACCCGGCCCCGTTGGTCCCTCTGGCAAAGACGGCTCTAATGGAATCCCTGGCCCCATTGGGCCTCCTGGTCCCCGTGGACGTTCAGGCGAAACAGGCCCTGCC GGTCCTCCTGGAAATCCTGGTCCCCCTGGCCCTCCAGGTCCACCTGGTCCTGGCATCGACATGTCAGCCTTTGCCGGCTTAGGCCAGAGAGAGAAGGGCCCTGATCCCCTGCAGTACATGCGGGCCGATGAGGCAGCCAGTACCCTAAGACAGCATGACGTTGAGGTGGACGCCACGCTCAAGTCACTCAATAACCAGATCGAGAGCATCCGCAGCCCCGATGGCTCCCGCAAGAATCCTGCTCGAACCTGCCAAGACCTGAAACTCTGCCACCCAGAGTGGAAGAGTG GAGACTACTGGATTGACCCCAACCAGGGCTGCACCTTGGACGCCATGAAAGTTTTCTGCAACATGGAGACAGGCGAGACTTGCGTCTACCCCAACCCGGCGACTGTGCCCAAGAAGAACTGGTGGAGCGGCAAGGGCCAGAAGAAGCACGTCTGGTTTGGAGAAACCATCAATGGCGGCTTCCAC TTCAGCTACGGTGATGGCAACCTGGCTCCCAACACCGCTAACGTCCAGATGACGTTCCTCCGTCTGCTGTCGACTGAGGGCTCCCAGAACATCACTTACCACTGTAAGAACAGCATTGCCTATCTGGACGAAGCAGCCGGCAACCTCAAGAAGGCCTTGCTCATCCAAGGCTCCAACGATGTGGAGATAAGGGCCGAGGGCAACAGCAGATTCACGTACACCGCTCTGAAGGACGGCTGCACG AAACACACCGGTAAGTGGGGCAAGACTGTCATCGAGTACCGGTCACAGAAGACCTCGCGCCTTCCTATCATTGACATTGCACCCATGGACATTGGAGGGCCCGAACAGGAATTTGGTGTGGACATAGGGCC
- the Col2a1 gene encoding collagen alpha-1(II) chain isoform X2, translated as MIRLGAAQSLVLLTLLIAAVLRCQGLDDEQLGPKGQKGEPGDIKDIVGPRGPPGPQGPAGEQGPRGDRGEKGEKGALGPRGRDGEPGTPGNPGPPGPPGPPGPPGLIGNFAAQMAGGFDEKAGGAQMGVMQGPMGPMGPRGPPGPAGAPGPQGFQGTPGEPGEPGVSGPMGPRGPPGPAGKPGDDGEAGKPGKAGERGLPGPQGARGFPGTPGLPGVKGHRGYPGLDGAKGEAGAPGVKGESGSPGENGSPGPMGPRGLPGERGRTGPAGAAGARGNDGQPGPAGPPGPIGPAGGPGFPGAPGAKGEAGPTGARGPEGAQGPRGEPGNPGSPGPAGASGNPGTDGIPGAKGSAGAPGIAGAPGFPGPRGPPGPQGATGPLGPKGQMGEPGIAGFKGEQGPKGETGPAGPQGAPGPAGEEGKRGARGEPGGAGPIGPPGERGAPGNRGFPGQDGLAGPKGAPGERGPSGLAGPKGANGDPGRPGEPGLPGARGLTGRPGDAGPQGKVGPSGIPGEDGRPGPPGPQGARGQPGVMGFPGPKGANGEPGKAGEKGLAGAPGLRGLPGKDGETGAAGPPGPAGPAGERGEQGAPGPSGFQGLPGPPGPPGEGGKQGDQGIPGEAGAPGLVGPRGERGFPGERGSPGAQGLQGARGLPGTPGTDGPKGAPGPDGPPGAQGPPGLQGMPGERGAAGIAGPKGDRGDVGEKGPEGAPGKDGTRGLTGPIGPPGPAGANGEKGDVGPAGPAGSTGARGAPGERGETGPPGPAGFAGPPGADGQPGAKGDQGEAGQKGDAGAPGPQGPSGAPGPQGPTGVTGPKGARGAQGPPGATGFPGAAGRVGPPGSNGNPGPPGPPGPSGKDGPKGARGDTGSPGRAGDPGLQGPAGPSGEKGEPGDDGPPGSDGPPGPQGLAGQRGIVGLPGQRGERGFPGLPGPSGEPGKQGAPGASGDRGPPGPVGPPGLTGPAGEPGREGSPGADGPPGRDGAAGVKGDRGETGALGAPGAPGPPGAPGPAGPTGKQGDRGESGAQGPMGPSGPAGARGIPGPQGPRGDKGETGEAGERGLKGHRGFTGLQGLPGPPGPSGDQGASGPAGPSGPRGPPGPVGPSGKDGSNGIPGPIGPPGPRGRSGETGPAGPPGNPGPPGPPGPPGPGIDMSAFAGLGQREKGPDPLQYMRADEAASTLRQHDVEVDATLKSLNNQIESIRSPDGSRKNPARTCQDLKLCHPEWKSGDYWIDPNQGCTLDAMKVFCNMETGETCVYPNPATVPKKNWWSGKGQKKHVWFGETINGGFHFSYGDGNLAPNTANVQMTFLRLLSTEGSQNITYHCKNSIAYLDEAAGNLKKALLIQGSNDVEIRAEGNSRFTYTALKDGCTKHTGKWGKTVIEYRSQKTSRLPIIDIAPMDIGGPEQEFGVDIGPVCFL; from the exons AACAACTAGGGCCAAAG GGCCAGAAAGGAGAGCCTGGAGACATCAAGGAT ATCGTAGGACCCAGAGGACCCCCTGGCCCTCAG GGACCTGCTGGTGAACAAGGACCCAGAGGTGACCGTGGTGAAAAGGGAGAAAAG GGTGCACTTGGACCTCGTGGCCGAGATGGAGAGCCTGGTACCCCTGGAAATCCTGGTCCCCCTGGCCCTCCAGGTCCCCCTGGCCCCCCTGGCCTTATTGGA AACTTTGCGGCTCAGATGGCTGGGGGCTTTGATGAGAAGGCTGGTGGCGCCCAGATGGGGGTGATGCAAGGTCCAATG GGCCCCATGGGACCTCGAGGACCCCCAGGCCCTGCCGGTGCCCCT GGCCCTCAAGGATTTCAAGGCACTCCTGGTGAACCTGGCGAGCCTGGCGTCTCT GGTCCCATGGGTCCCCGTGGCCCTCCAGGCCCTGCTGGAAAACCTGGTGATGAT GGTGAAGCTGGGAAACCTGGAAAAGCTGGGGAAAGAGGCCTTCCTGGCCCTCAG GGTGCTCGTGGATTCCCTGGAACCCCAGGCCTTCCTGGTGTCAAAGGTCACAGA GGTTACCCAGGCCTGGATGGTGCTAAGGGAGAAGCTGGTGCTCCAGGTGTGAAG GGTGAGAGCGGTTCCCCCGGTGAGAACGGTTCCCCGGGCCCAATG GGTCCCCGAGGCCTGCCTGGTGAGAGAGGACGGACTGGCCCTGCTGGTGCTGCT GGTGCCCGGGGCAACGATGGCCAGCCGGGCCCTGCTGGACCTCCG gGTCCTATCGGTCCtgcaggtggtcctggcttcCCTGGTGCTCCTGGCGCcaag ggGGAAGCTGGCCCCACTGGCGCCCGTGGTCCTGAAGGTGCTCAAGGTCCTCGTGGCGAGCCTGGCAATCCTGGGTCCCCTGGGCCCGCAGGCGCTTCT GGTAACCCAGGAACTGACGGCATTCCCGGAGCCAAAGGATCTGCT GGAGCTCCTGGAATTGCTGGCGCCCCTGGCTTCCCTGGGCCCCGTGGTCCTCCTGGTCCTCAAGGTGCAACTGGTCCTCTGGGCCCCAAAGGCCAGATG GGTGAGCCGGGCATTGCTGGTTTCAAAGGCGAACAAGGCCCCAAGGGGGAAACC GGCCCTGCTGGGCCCCAGGGAGCCCCTGGTCCTGCTGGTGAAGAAGGTAAAAGAGGCGCCCGAGGGGAGCCAGGCGGTGCCGGGCCCATCGGTCCCCCAGGAGAGAGA GGTGCTCCTGGCAACCGTGGTTTCCCGGGTCAAGATGGTCTGGCAGGTCCCAAG GGTGCCCCTGGAGAGCGAGGGCCTAGTGGCCTGGCTGGTCCCAAGGGAGCCAATGGTGACCCGGGTCGTCCTGGAGAACCTGGCCTTCCTGGAGCCCGG GGTCTTACAGGTCGCCCTGGTGATGCTGGTCCTCAAGGCAAAGTTGGTCCTTCT GGAATCCCTGGTGAAGACGGCCGCCCTGGACCTCCTGGTCCTCAGGGAGCTCGTGGGCAGCCTGGTGTCATGGGTTTCCCTGGCCCCAAAGGTGCCAAC GGCGAGCCTGGCAAAGCTGGTGAGAAGGGGCTGGCTGGTGCTCCTGGTCTGAGA GGTCTGCCTGGCAAGGACGGGGAGACAGGAGCTGCAGGACCCCCCGGCCCTGCT gGACCTGCTGGTGAACGAGGCGAGCAGGGTGCTCCTGGGCCCTCAGGGTTCCAG GGACTTCCAGGCCCTCCCGGTCCCCCAGGTGAAGGTGGAAAACAAGGTGACCAG GGTATTCCTGGTGAAGCTGGAGCCCCTGGTCTTGTGGGTCCCAGG GGTGAACGAGGTTTCCCAGGTGAACGTGGCTCTCCTGGCGCACAAGGCCTGCAGGGTGCCCGCGGTCTGCCTGGCACTCCCGGTACTGATGGTCCCAAA GGTGCACCTGGTCCAGATGGCCCCCCCGGGGCTCAGGGTCCTCCAGGTCTACAGGGAATGCCTGGCGAGAGGGGAGCAGCTGGGATTGCTGGACCCAAGGGAGACAGA GGTGATGTTGGTGAGAAAGGCCCAGAGGGGGCTCCTGGAAAGGACGGCACACGA ggTCTGACTGGGCCCATCGGGCCTCCAGGTCCAGCAGGTGCTAATGGCGAGAAG GGGGATGTCGGACCTGCTGGCCCCGCAGGAAGTACTGGTGCTCGTGGTGCTCCG GGTGAACGTGGAGAGACCGGGCCACCTGGACCTGCTGGATTCGCTGGACCTCCT GGTGCCGACGGCCAGCCTGGCGCCAAGGGTGATCAAGGAGAGGCCGGACAGAAAGGAGACGCTGGTGCCCCCGGTCCCCAAGGCCCCTCTGGAGCTCCTGGGCCACAG ggTCCTACTGGAGTGACTGGTCCTAAGGGAGCCCGAGGTGCCCAAGGCCCCCCG GGAGCCAccggattccctggagctgctgGCCGCGTTGGACCCCCAGGCTCTAAC GGCAATCCTGGACCCCCTGGTCCCCCTGGTCCTTCTGGAAAAGATGGTCCCAAAGGTGCTCGAGGAGACACTGGTTCCCCCGGCCGAGCTGGTGACCCTGGGCTTCAAGGTCCTGCAGGACCTTCTGGCGAGAAAGGAGAACCTGGAGATGATGGTCCCCCT GGTTCCGATGGTCCTCCAGGTCCCCAGGGGCTGGCTGGGCAAAGGGGCATCGTTGGTCTGCCTGGACAGCGTGGTGAGAGAGGATTCCCTGGCCTTCCCGGCCCATCG GGTGAGCCTGGCAAGCAGGGTGCCCCTGGTGCATCTGGAGACAGAGGTCCTCCTGGCCCCGTGGGGCCTCCTGGCCTGACAGGTCCTGCAGGTGAACCTGGACGAGAG GGCAGCCCTGGTGCTGACGGACCCCCTGGCAGAGATGGTGCAGCTGGAGTCAAG GGCGACCGCGGTGAGACCGGTGCCCTGGGCGCTCCTGGGGCTCCCGGGCCCCCGGGAGCTCCCGGCCCTGCTGGCCCAACTGGCAaacaaggagacagaggagagtca GGTGCACAAGGTCCGATGGGCCCCTCAGGACCCGCTGGAGCCCGGGGAATCCCA gGCCCCCAAGGCCCCCGAGGTGACAAAGGAGAAACTGGAGAGGCTGGCGAGAGGGGACTGAAGGGTCACCGAGGCTTCACTggactgcagggtctgcctggCCCTCCG GGTCCTTCTGGAGATCAGGGTGCTTCTGGCCCGGCTGGTCCTTCTGGCCCTAGA GGTCCACCCGGCCCCGTTGGTCCCTCTGGCAAAGACGGCTCTAATGGAATCCCTGGCCCCATTGGGCCTCCTGGTCCCCGTGGACGTTCAGGCGAAACAGGCCCTGCC GGTCCTCCTGGAAATCCTGGTCCCCCTGGCCCTCCAGGTCCACCTGGTCCTGGCATCGACATGTCAGCCTTTGCCGGCTTAGGCCAGAGAGAGAAGGGCCCTGATCCCCTGCAGTACATGCGGGCCGATGAGGCAGCCAGTACCCTAAGACAGCATGACGTTGAGGTGGACGCCACGCTCAAGTCACTCAATAACCAGATCGAGAGCATCCGCAGCCCCGATGGCTCCCGCAAGAATCCTGCTCGAACCTGCCAAGACCTGAAACTCTGCCACCCAGAGTGGAAGAGTG GAGACTACTGGATTGACCCCAACCAGGGCTGCACCTTGGACGCCATGAAAGTTTTCTGCAACATGGAGACAGGCGAGACTTGCGTCTACCCCAACCCGGCGACTGTGCCCAAGAAGAACTGGTGGAGCGGCAAGGGCCAGAAGAAGCACGTCTGGTTTGGAGAAACCATCAATGGCGGCTTCCAC TTCAGCTACGGTGATGGCAACCTGGCTCCCAACACCGCTAACGTCCAGATGACGTTCCTCCGTCTGCTGTCGACTGAGGGCTCCCAGAACATCACTTACCACTGTAAGAACAGCATTGCCTATCTGGACGAAGCAGCCGGCAACCTCAAGAAGGCCTTGCTCATCCAAGGCTCCAACGATGTGGAGATAAGGGCCGAGGGCAACAGCAGATTCACGTACACCGCTCTGAAGGACGGCTGCACG AAACACACCGGTAAGTGGGGCAAGACTGTCATCGAGTACCGGTCACAGAAGACCTCGCGCCTTCCTATCATTGACATTGCACCCATGGACATTGGAGGGCCCGAACAGGAATTTGGTGTGGACATAGGGCC